In Pseudorasbora parva isolate DD20220531a chromosome 9, ASM2467924v1, whole genome shotgun sequence, the following proteins share a genomic window:
- the map4l gene encoding microtubule-associated protein 4 isoform X7: MDFSLRDAFTGGASKTTQDSLLKRDFVAGLEAQTFDDKVGETVGKTDYRPLLDGMDGKREGSGFMSAGQTGGQRQDPQGEIRPSPPGQYVYKNDFQSGPTSMLGLGNQQMGSTVKDNSMDSFLGFSQPGMNIGMNMNVGMAPFQSSKPPSMVEPQKTSPLFANEPLKPSQITAYPSETSPRNSQENSAEVCGSPWTGEEMLSTEQSHASNKAEQRSTDALGSQSQDAASGEEKSIEEVTRTQQKRKKKKRKNREEMYDLLDSLGSPDSEETPSESSNHGCPSPPSRDEEIWESEIQERGGGRIKAKKSKSRKKLPEEWSAPSTVMDMDFSDPNLGNSKPPFIASIDQGSAPPSLTLEPLHLTDTQACRPQPTGQPNTSIFSNYPDSAANPIDQSTLKTDKYMLDKDKFKDNINKTNLALPGIHHSDQLPMDSKTDPTHPTDPNQQSTLALSPTQTVMFLDSVLQAQTPDASPPSQSTPVKNPTPHTTAPETAPNLTPGPLSVGTDIPASQSAPAVSHCIPTIPPSTAVSLNSEATPFIPSIKEHQEPPLAQPPLLEVKEDKTAKDKMEKVQTASKIESINTTEKQDKPEKMEKIDHMDKKDEITKKTDSVDKTQKSEQIIKDEKKAEKEEKQDNKAEKKETVEKVDKPEKTNKEKEEKKDNREKVDKTAKAEKNVMAAKGSAKSPTANGSKDVTSPDSKTKSSETGTATQRRPPVPKAKPASANNSKNGSSTQATASARRSSASKTENQAGEAKKAPVKTTPRTTRPPTSATSTAATNGTPTPRPSRITKPPVPKQTPLERKPPVPRAPRNVRTTNAPLPDLKNVRSKIGSTDNIKYQPGGGKVSAAQGKTDALPKTSQGKVQIVHKKLDFSHITSRCGSKDNIKHVPGGGNVQILSKKVDLSKVTAKCGSKDNIKHKPGGGDVKIESHKVNVKAKAKVGSLDNVGHEPGSNNVKADEVQQKSEGSPSPPAVSQPLQAGNGAKENGMKESSPANVPSLGEGPRDSQGLDKRIPGTN, from the exons ATGGACTTCAGTTTACGTGATGCCTTCACAGGCGGAGCATCTAAGACAACCCAGGACAGTCTGCTGAAGAGGGATTTTGTGGCTGGATTGGAGGCACAGACCTTTGATGATAAAGTGGGTGAGACTGTTGGGAAAACAGACTACCGCCCCCTTCTGGATGGAATGGATGGGAAAAGGGAAG GGTCTGGGTTTATGTCTGCAGGCCAGACTGGAGGCCAACGTCAGGACCCTCAGGGAGAGATTCGTCCCAGCCCTCCTGGACAATATGTCTATAAGAATGACTTTCAATCAG GTCCAACATCAATGCTTGGATTGGGAAACCAGCAGATGGGATCTACGGTGAAGGATAACAGCATGGACTCTTTTCTGG GGTTCTCTCAGCCTGGGATGAATATTGGTATGAATATGAATGTTGGCATGGCCCCTTTCCAGAGCTCCAAACCCCCCAGCATGGTTGAACCTCAGAAGACCTCACCCTTGTTTGCCAATGAACCACTCAAACCATCCCAGATAACTGCTTATCCAAGTGAAACAAGTCCTCGTAACAGCCAGGAAAATTCTGCAG AAGTTTGTGGAAGCCCTTGGACAGGTGAGGAAATGCTCTCAACGGAGCAGTCCCATGCTTCCAACAAGGCAGAACAGAGGAGCACTGATGCCTTGGGTTCCCAGAGTCAAGACGCAGCATCTGGAGAGGAAAAGTCTATTGAGGAAGTAACCCGGACGCAACAGAAGCGGAAAAAAAAGAAACGGAAGAACAGGGAAGAAATGTATGACCTTCTGGACAGTCTTGGTTCTCCTGACTCAGAAGAAACTCCTTCCGAAAGCTCCAACCATGGCTGCCCCTCACCTCCCAGTAGGGATGAAGAGATTTGGGAAAGCGAGATCCAGGAAAGAGGGGGAGGACGCATCAAGGCTAAGAAGAGTAAGAGTAGGAAGAAGCTTCCAGAAGAATGGAGTGCTCCCTCAACTGTAATGGACATGGACTTTAGCGACCCTAATTTGGGCAATTCTAAGCCCCCATTCATTGCTAGCATAGATCAGGGAAGTGCACCACCCTCACTCACACTTGAACCTCTGCACCTCACAGACACCCAAGCATGCAGACCGCAACCGACCGGGCAGCCAAACACCTCCATATTCTCAAATTACCCTGACTCCGCTGCGAATCCCATAGATCAGTCAACACTCAAGACAGACAAGTATATGCTTGATAAGGATAAATTTAAAGATAATATTAATAAGACTAACCTAGCATTGCCTGGTATTCACCATTCAGATCAGTTACCCATGGACTCAAAAACTGACCCTACTCACCCAACTGATCCCAACCAGCAGTCAACCCTTGCCCTCAGTCCAACTCAGACTGTAATGTTCCTTGACTCCGTGCTGCAGGCACAGACCCCAGATGCAAGCCCCCCATCCCAGAGCACCCCTGTGAAAAACCCCACCCCTCACACCACTGCCCCTGAGACTGCTCCCAATCTGACCCCTGGCCCATTGTCCGTCGGCACAGACATCCCTGCCTCTCAGAGTGCACCAGCTGTTAGTCACTGCATCCCAACAATTCCCCCCAGCACTGCAGTGAGCTTAAACTCAGAAGCTACGCCTTTCATCCCATCAATCAAAGAGCACCAGGAGCCCCCGCTGGCACAGCCCCCCCTACTGGAAG TAAAAGAAGATAAGACGGCCAAGGATAAAATGGAGAAGGTGCAAACTGCTTCGAAGATAGAAAGCATCAACACAACTGAGAAGCAAGACAAGCCAGAGAAGATGGAGAAGATTGATCACATGGACAAGAAAGACGAGATTACAAAGAAAACAGACAGCGTGGATAAGACTCAGAAGAGTGAGCAGATCATCAAAGATGAGAAGAAAGCAGAGAAAGAGGAGAAACAGGATAATAAAGCTGAGAAAAAGGAGACGGTTGAGAAAGTAGACAAACCTGAGAAGACGAACAAGGAGAAAGAGGAGAAGAAAGACAACAGAGAAAAAGTAGACAAGACAGCCAAAGCTGAGAAGAACGTGATGGCTGCTAAAGGATCCGCTAAATCTCCAACAGCAAATGGGAGCAAGGACGTGACCAGCCCGGACAGTAAGACCAAG TCTTCTGAGACTGGCACAGCAACCCAGCGTCGCCCTCCAGTGCCAAAGGCTAAACCTGCATCTGCTAACAACTCTAAAAACGGCTCAAGCACCCAAGCTACCGCCTCTGCCCGACGCTCCTCAG CTTCAAAGACTGAAAACCAAGCAGGAGAGGCGAAAAAGGCACCAG TTAAAACAACTCCAAGGACAACTCGCCCACCAACCTCTGCCACCAGCACAGCAGCCACCAATGGGACCCCAACCCCTCGTCCGTCCCGCATCACCAAACCCCCCGTGCCCAAGCAGACTCCCCTTGAGAGGAAGCCTCCTGTGCCTCGAGCTCCCCGGAACGTCCGGACCACAAACGCACCGCTGCCAGATCTAAAAAACGTGCGCTCCAAGATCGGTTCCACCGATAACATAAAGTACCAGCCTGGAGGAGGCAAG GTCTCTGCAGCCCAGGGCAAGACCGATGCTCTGCCAAAGACCAGCCAGGGCAAA GTTCAGATAGTCCACAAAAAGCTGGACTTCAGCCATATCACCTCCCGATGCGGCTCCAAGGACAATATCAAGCACGTACCTGGTGGAGGAAAT GTTCAGATTTTAAGTAAAAAGGTTGACTTGAGCAAAGTGACCGCAAAATGTGGATCCAAGGACAACATAAAGCACAAGCCAG GTGGAGGTGATGTGAAGATTGAATCCCATAAGGTGAATGTCAAGGCCAAGGCCAAAGTGGGATCACTGGACAATGTAGGCCATGAACCAGGAAGTAACAATGTTAAG GCTGACGAGGTTCAGCAGAAATCTGAAGGAAGTCCTTCTCCCCCTGCCGTCTCTCAGCCCTTGCAGGCAGGTAATGGAGCAAAAGAGAACGGGATGAAGGAGAGCTCTCCTGCTAATGTACCTTCTTTGGGAGAAGGGCCCCGGGACTCCCAGGGCCTAGACAAGCGCATCCCTGGGACAA
- the map4l gene encoding microtubule-associated protein 4 isoform X3, giving the protein MDFSLRDAFTGGASKTTQDSLLKRDFVAGLEAQTFDDKVGETVGKTDYRPLLDGMDGKREGSGFMSAGQTGGQRQDPQGEIRPSPPGQYVYKNDFQSGPTSMLGLGNQQMGSTVKDNSMDSFLGFSQPGMNIGMNMNVGMAPFQSSKPPSMVEPQKTSPLFANEPLKPSQITAYPSETSPRNSQENSAEVCGSPWTGEEMLSTEQSHASNKAEQRSTDALGSQSQDAASGEEKSIEEVTRTQQKRKKKKRKNREEMYDLLDSLGSPDSEETPSESSNHGCPSPPSRDEEIWESEIQERGGGRIKAKKSKSRKKLPEEWSAPSTVMDMDFSDPNLGNSKPPFIASIDQGSAPPSLTLEPLHLTDTQACRPQPTGQPNTSIFSNYPDSAANPIDQSTLKTDKYMLDKDKFKDNINKTNLALPGIHHSDQLPMDSKTDPTHPTDPNQQSTLALSPTQTVMFLDSVLQAQTPDASPPSQSTPVKNPTPHTTAPETAPNLTPGPLSVGTDIPASQSAPAVSHCIPTIPPSTAVSLNSEATPFIPSIKEHQEPPLAQPPLLEVKEDKTAKDKMEKVQTASKIESINTTEKQDKPEKMEKIDHMDKKDEITKKTDSVDKTQKSEQIIKDEKKAEKEEKQDNKAEKKETVEKVDKPEKTNKEKEEKKDNREKVDKTAKAEKNVMAAKGSAKSPTANGSKDVTSPDSKTKPSVGSTKQSSARPNSLSTGDSASATKRTSPTTNSANKKSPMPKAPTPTAGAKKTPTTSTVETKAKSSETGTATQRRPPVPKAKPASANNSKNGSSTQATASARRSSASKTENQAGEAKKAPVKTTPRTTRPPTSATSTAATNGTPTPRPSRITKPPVPKQTPLERKPPVPRAPRNVRTTNAPLPDLKNVRSKIGSTDNIKYQPGGGKVSAAQGKTDALPKTSQGKVQIVHKKLDFSHITSRCGSKDNIKHVPGGGNVQILSKKVDLSKVTAKCGSKDNIKHKPGGGDVKIESHKVNVKAKAKVGSLDNADEVQQKSEGSPSPPAVSQPLQAGNGAKENGMKESSPANVPSLGEGPRDSQGLDKRIPGTN; this is encoded by the exons ATGGACTTCAGTTTACGTGATGCCTTCACAGGCGGAGCATCTAAGACAACCCAGGACAGTCTGCTGAAGAGGGATTTTGTGGCTGGATTGGAGGCACAGACCTTTGATGATAAAGTGGGTGAGACTGTTGGGAAAACAGACTACCGCCCCCTTCTGGATGGAATGGATGGGAAAAGGGAAG GGTCTGGGTTTATGTCTGCAGGCCAGACTGGAGGCCAACGTCAGGACCCTCAGGGAGAGATTCGTCCCAGCCCTCCTGGACAATATGTCTATAAGAATGACTTTCAATCAG GTCCAACATCAATGCTTGGATTGGGAAACCAGCAGATGGGATCTACGGTGAAGGATAACAGCATGGACTCTTTTCTGG GGTTCTCTCAGCCTGGGATGAATATTGGTATGAATATGAATGTTGGCATGGCCCCTTTCCAGAGCTCCAAACCCCCCAGCATGGTTGAACCTCAGAAGACCTCACCCTTGTTTGCCAATGAACCACTCAAACCATCCCAGATAACTGCTTATCCAAGTGAAACAAGTCCTCGTAACAGCCAGGAAAATTCTGCAG AAGTTTGTGGAAGCCCTTGGACAGGTGAGGAAATGCTCTCAACGGAGCAGTCCCATGCTTCCAACAAGGCAGAACAGAGGAGCACTGATGCCTTGGGTTCCCAGAGTCAAGACGCAGCATCTGGAGAGGAAAAGTCTATTGAGGAAGTAACCCGGACGCAACAGAAGCGGAAAAAAAAGAAACGGAAGAACAGGGAAGAAATGTATGACCTTCTGGACAGTCTTGGTTCTCCTGACTCAGAAGAAACTCCTTCCGAAAGCTCCAACCATGGCTGCCCCTCACCTCCCAGTAGGGATGAAGAGATTTGGGAAAGCGAGATCCAGGAAAGAGGGGGAGGACGCATCAAGGCTAAGAAGAGTAAGAGTAGGAAGAAGCTTCCAGAAGAATGGAGTGCTCCCTCAACTGTAATGGACATGGACTTTAGCGACCCTAATTTGGGCAATTCTAAGCCCCCATTCATTGCTAGCATAGATCAGGGAAGTGCACCACCCTCACTCACACTTGAACCTCTGCACCTCACAGACACCCAAGCATGCAGACCGCAACCGACCGGGCAGCCAAACACCTCCATATTCTCAAATTACCCTGACTCCGCTGCGAATCCCATAGATCAGTCAACACTCAAGACAGACAAGTATATGCTTGATAAGGATAAATTTAAAGATAATATTAATAAGACTAACCTAGCATTGCCTGGTATTCACCATTCAGATCAGTTACCCATGGACTCAAAAACTGACCCTACTCACCCAACTGATCCCAACCAGCAGTCAACCCTTGCCCTCAGTCCAACTCAGACTGTAATGTTCCTTGACTCCGTGCTGCAGGCACAGACCCCAGATGCAAGCCCCCCATCCCAGAGCACCCCTGTGAAAAACCCCACCCCTCACACCACTGCCCCTGAGACTGCTCCCAATCTGACCCCTGGCCCATTGTCCGTCGGCACAGACATCCCTGCCTCTCAGAGTGCACCAGCTGTTAGTCACTGCATCCCAACAATTCCCCCCAGCACTGCAGTGAGCTTAAACTCAGAAGCTACGCCTTTCATCCCATCAATCAAAGAGCACCAGGAGCCCCCGCTGGCACAGCCCCCCCTACTGGAAG TAAAAGAAGATAAGACGGCCAAGGATAAAATGGAGAAGGTGCAAACTGCTTCGAAGATAGAAAGCATCAACACAACTGAGAAGCAAGACAAGCCAGAGAAGATGGAGAAGATTGATCACATGGACAAGAAAGACGAGATTACAAAGAAAACAGACAGCGTGGATAAGACTCAGAAGAGTGAGCAGATCATCAAAGATGAGAAGAAAGCAGAGAAAGAGGAGAAACAGGATAATAAAGCTGAGAAAAAGGAGACGGTTGAGAAAGTAGACAAACCTGAGAAGACGAACAAGGAGAAAGAGGAGAAGAAAGACAACAGAGAAAAAGTAGACAAGACAGCCAAAGCTGAGAAGAACGTGATGGCTGCTAAAGGATCCGCTAAATCTCCAACAGCAAATGGGAGCAAGGACGTGACCAGCCCGGACAGTAAGACCAAG CCTTCAGTTGGGTCAACCAAACAAAGCTCAGCAAGACCAAACTCGCTGTCCACTGGAGACAGTGCAAGTGCCACCAAACGCACCTCTCCCACCACCAACTCTGCTAATAAGAAAAGCCCTATGCCCAAGGCACCAACCCCCACTGCTGGTGCCAAGAAAACCCCCACCACATCTACTGTTGAGACTAAAGCCAAG TCTTCTGAGACTGGCACAGCAACCCAGCGTCGCCCTCCAGTGCCAAAGGCTAAACCTGCATCTGCTAACAACTCTAAAAACGGCTCAAGCACCCAAGCTACCGCCTCTGCCCGACGCTCCTCAG CTTCAAAGACTGAAAACCAAGCAGGAGAGGCGAAAAAGGCACCAG TTAAAACAACTCCAAGGACAACTCGCCCACCAACCTCTGCCACCAGCACAGCAGCCACCAATGGGACCCCAACCCCTCGTCCGTCCCGCATCACCAAACCCCCCGTGCCCAAGCAGACTCCCCTTGAGAGGAAGCCTCCTGTGCCTCGAGCTCCCCGGAACGTCCGGACCACAAACGCACCGCTGCCAGATCTAAAAAACGTGCGCTCCAAGATCGGTTCCACCGATAACATAAAGTACCAGCCTGGAGGAGGCAAG GTCTCTGCAGCCCAGGGCAAGACCGATGCTCTGCCAAAGACCAGCCAGGGCAAA GTTCAGATAGTCCACAAAAAGCTGGACTTCAGCCATATCACCTCCCGATGCGGCTCCAAGGACAATATCAAGCACGTACCTGGTGGAGGAAAT GTTCAGATTTTAAGTAAAAAGGTTGACTTGAGCAAAGTGACCGCAAAATGTGGATCCAAGGACAACATAAAGCACAAGCCAG GTGGAGGTGATGTGAAGATTGAATCCCATAAGGTGAATGTCAAGGCCAAGGCCAAAGTGGGATCACTGGACAAT GCTGACGAGGTTCAGCAGAAATCTGAAGGAAGTCCTTCTCCCCCTGCCGTCTCTCAGCCCTTGCAGGCAGGTAATGGAGCAAAAGAGAACGGGATGAAGGAGAGCTCTCCTGCTAATGTACCTTCTTTGGGAGAAGGGCCCCGGGACTCCCAGGGCCTAGACAAGCGCATCCCTGGGACAA
- the map4l gene encoding microtubule-associated protein 4 isoform X8: MDFSLRDAFTGGASKTTQDSLLKRDFVAGLEAQTFDDKVGETVGKTDYRPLLDGMDGKREGSGFMSAGQTGGQRQDPQGEIRPSPPGQYVYKNDFQSGPTSMLGLGNQQMGSTVKDNSMDSFLGFSQPGMNIGMNMNVGMAPFQSSKPPSMVEPQKTSPLFANEPLKPSQITAYPSETSPRNSQENSAEVCGSPWTGEEMLSTEQSHASNKAEQRSTDALGSQSQDAASGEEKSIEEVTRTQQKRKKKKRKNREEMYDLLDSLGSPDSEETPSESSNHGCPSPPSRDEEIWESEIQERGGGRIKAKKSKSRKKLPEEWSAPSTVMDMDFSDPNLGNSKPPFIASIDQGSAPPSLTLEPLHLTDTQACRPQPTGQPNTSIFSNYPDSAANPIDQSTLKTDKYMLDKDKFKDNINKTNLALPGIHHSDQLPMDSKTDPTHPTDPNQQSTLALSPTQTVMFLDSVLQAQTPDASPPSQSTPVKNPTPHTTAPETAPNLTPGPLSVGTDIPASQSAPAVSHCIPTIPPSTAVSLNSEATPFIPSIKEHQEPPLAQPPLLEVKEDKTAKDKMEKVQTASKIESINTTEKQDKPEKMEKIDHMDKKDEITKKTDSVDKTQKSEQIIKDEKKAEKEEKQDNKAEKKETVEKVDKPEKTNKEKEEKKDNREKVDKTAKAEKNVMAAKGSAKSPTANGSKDVTSPDSKTKPSVGSTKQSSARPNSLSTGDSASATKRTSPTTNSANKKSPMPKAPTPTAGAKKTPTTSTVETKAKSSETGTATQRRPPVPKAKPASANNSKNGSSTQATASARRSSASKTENQAGEAKKAPVKTTPRTTRPPTSATSTAATNGTPTPRPSRITKPPVPKQTPLERKPPVPRAPRNVRTTNAPLPDLKNVRSKIGSTDNIKYQPGGGKVQIVHKKLDFSHITSRCGSKDNIKHVPGGGNADEVQQKSEGSPSPPAVSQPLQAGNGAKENGMKESSPANVPSLGEGPRDSQGLDKRIPGTN, encoded by the exons ATGGACTTCAGTTTACGTGATGCCTTCACAGGCGGAGCATCTAAGACAACCCAGGACAGTCTGCTGAAGAGGGATTTTGTGGCTGGATTGGAGGCACAGACCTTTGATGATAAAGTGGGTGAGACTGTTGGGAAAACAGACTACCGCCCCCTTCTGGATGGAATGGATGGGAAAAGGGAAG GGTCTGGGTTTATGTCTGCAGGCCAGACTGGAGGCCAACGTCAGGACCCTCAGGGAGAGATTCGTCCCAGCCCTCCTGGACAATATGTCTATAAGAATGACTTTCAATCAG GTCCAACATCAATGCTTGGATTGGGAAACCAGCAGATGGGATCTACGGTGAAGGATAACAGCATGGACTCTTTTCTGG GGTTCTCTCAGCCTGGGATGAATATTGGTATGAATATGAATGTTGGCATGGCCCCTTTCCAGAGCTCCAAACCCCCCAGCATGGTTGAACCTCAGAAGACCTCACCCTTGTTTGCCAATGAACCACTCAAACCATCCCAGATAACTGCTTATCCAAGTGAAACAAGTCCTCGTAACAGCCAGGAAAATTCTGCAG AAGTTTGTGGAAGCCCTTGGACAGGTGAGGAAATGCTCTCAACGGAGCAGTCCCATGCTTCCAACAAGGCAGAACAGAGGAGCACTGATGCCTTGGGTTCCCAGAGTCAAGACGCAGCATCTGGAGAGGAAAAGTCTATTGAGGAAGTAACCCGGACGCAACAGAAGCGGAAAAAAAAGAAACGGAAGAACAGGGAAGAAATGTATGACCTTCTGGACAGTCTTGGTTCTCCTGACTCAGAAGAAACTCCTTCCGAAAGCTCCAACCATGGCTGCCCCTCACCTCCCAGTAGGGATGAAGAGATTTGGGAAAGCGAGATCCAGGAAAGAGGGGGAGGACGCATCAAGGCTAAGAAGAGTAAGAGTAGGAAGAAGCTTCCAGAAGAATGGAGTGCTCCCTCAACTGTAATGGACATGGACTTTAGCGACCCTAATTTGGGCAATTCTAAGCCCCCATTCATTGCTAGCATAGATCAGGGAAGTGCACCACCCTCACTCACACTTGAACCTCTGCACCTCACAGACACCCAAGCATGCAGACCGCAACCGACCGGGCAGCCAAACACCTCCATATTCTCAAATTACCCTGACTCCGCTGCGAATCCCATAGATCAGTCAACACTCAAGACAGACAAGTATATGCTTGATAAGGATAAATTTAAAGATAATATTAATAAGACTAACCTAGCATTGCCTGGTATTCACCATTCAGATCAGTTACCCATGGACTCAAAAACTGACCCTACTCACCCAACTGATCCCAACCAGCAGTCAACCCTTGCCCTCAGTCCAACTCAGACTGTAATGTTCCTTGACTCCGTGCTGCAGGCACAGACCCCAGATGCAAGCCCCCCATCCCAGAGCACCCCTGTGAAAAACCCCACCCCTCACACCACTGCCCCTGAGACTGCTCCCAATCTGACCCCTGGCCCATTGTCCGTCGGCACAGACATCCCTGCCTCTCAGAGTGCACCAGCTGTTAGTCACTGCATCCCAACAATTCCCCCCAGCACTGCAGTGAGCTTAAACTCAGAAGCTACGCCTTTCATCCCATCAATCAAAGAGCACCAGGAGCCCCCGCTGGCACAGCCCCCCCTACTGGAAG TAAAAGAAGATAAGACGGCCAAGGATAAAATGGAGAAGGTGCAAACTGCTTCGAAGATAGAAAGCATCAACACAACTGAGAAGCAAGACAAGCCAGAGAAGATGGAGAAGATTGATCACATGGACAAGAAAGACGAGATTACAAAGAAAACAGACAGCGTGGATAAGACTCAGAAGAGTGAGCAGATCATCAAAGATGAGAAGAAAGCAGAGAAAGAGGAGAAACAGGATAATAAAGCTGAGAAAAAGGAGACGGTTGAGAAAGTAGACAAACCTGAGAAGACGAACAAGGAGAAAGAGGAGAAGAAAGACAACAGAGAAAAAGTAGACAAGACAGCCAAAGCTGAGAAGAACGTGATGGCTGCTAAAGGATCCGCTAAATCTCCAACAGCAAATGGGAGCAAGGACGTGACCAGCCCGGACAGTAAGACCAAG CCTTCAGTTGGGTCAACCAAACAAAGCTCAGCAAGACCAAACTCGCTGTCCACTGGAGACAGTGCAAGTGCCACCAAACGCACCTCTCCCACCACCAACTCTGCTAATAAGAAAAGCCCTATGCCCAAGGCACCAACCCCCACTGCTGGTGCCAAGAAAACCCCCACCACATCTACTGTTGAGACTAAAGCCAAG TCTTCTGAGACTGGCACAGCAACCCAGCGTCGCCCTCCAGTGCCAAAGGCTAAACCTGCATCTGCTAACAACTCTAAAAACGGCTCAAGCACCCAAGCTACCGCCTCTGCCCGACGCTCCTCAG CTTCAAAGACTGAAAACCAAGCAGGAGAGGCGAAAAAGGCACCAG TTAAAACAACTCCAAGGACAACTCGCCCACCAACCTCTGCCACCAGCACAGCAGCCACCAATGGGACCCCAACCCCTCGTCCGTCCCGCATCACCAAACCCCCCGTGCCCAAGCAGACTCCCCTTGAGAGGAAGCCTCCTGTGCCTCGAGCTCCCCGGAACGTCCGGACCACAAACGCACCGCTGCCAGATCTAAAAAACGTGCGCTCCAAGATCGGTTCCACCGATAACATAAAGTACCAGCCTGGAGGAGGCAAG GTTCAGATAGTCCACAAAAAGCTGGACTTCAGCCATATCACCTCCCGATGCGGCTCCAAGGACAATATCAAGCACGTACCTGGTGGAGGAAAT GCTGACGAGGTTCAGCAGAAATCTGAAGGAAGTCCTTCTCCCCCTGCCGTCTCTCAGCCCTTGCAGGCAGGTAATGGAGCAAAAGAGAACGGGATGAAGGAGAGCTCTCCTGCTAATGTACCTTCTTTGGGAGAAGGGCCCCGGGACTCCCAGGGCCTAGACAAGCGCATCCCTGGGACAA